A genomic window from Anthocerotibacter panamensis C109 includes:
- a CDS encoding alpha/beta hydrolase → MNKYLCAFSCLFLLLTGSFRVAGQEASVPEKLAVALVNSLAKEDFVAATANFDSAMSTALPAPKLQAIWQSLLAQAGSFKQQIGLRSEKTATYNTIYVTCEFERVTLDAKVVLDANQRVTGLFFVPSPPPPTALSYSPPDYGPVDRVTEREVVIGSGDWALPGTLTLPRSRGPFPAVVLVHGSGPNDRDESIGPNKPFRDLALGLASRRIAVLRYEKRTKEHAAKLRSLKDTITIKEETLDDALAAVALLRKSPKIASGQIYILGHSLGGTLAPRLGQLEPTVKGLIILAGSSRPLEDLILEQTAYLSQADSTPAAEQRLTQLKQQIARVKDPSLSQAVPAAELPLGVPAAYWLALRGYSPPAVASALKQPMLILQGDRDYQVTLKDFQLWQQALSVRSNVTFKRYPTLNHLFMSGSGKSLPTEYQTPGHVDLQVLEDIATWIQKQ, encoded by the coding sequence ATGAATAAATACCTCTGCGCCTTCTCATGCCTGTTTTTACTACTGACGGGTTCTTTTCGTGTAGCGGGGCAGGAGGCAAGCGTTCCTGAAAAACTGGCCGTTGCACTGGTTAATTCCCTGGCTAAAGAAGATTTTGTAGCAGCGACCGCCAACTTTGATAGTGCGATGAGCACGGCTCTGCCCGCCCCCAAACTCCAGGCTATCTGGCAATCACTCCTGGCTCAAGCGGGGTCTTTTAAGCAACAAATCGGCTTACGCAGCGAGAAAACTGCGACCTACAACACCATCTATGTGACCTGCGAATTCGAGCGGGTGACCCTAGATGCCAAGGTCGTGCTGGATGCGAACCAACGCGTGACTGGGCTCTTTTTTGTCCCTAGTCCGCCCCCACCAACGGCACTCAGCTATAGCCCGCCGGACTATGGGCCTGTTGACCGGGTGACAGAGCGAGAGGTTGTCATCGGGAGCGGCGATTGGGCACTTCCTGGAACCCTGACCCTACCGCGTAGCCGTGGCCCTTTCCCGGCAGTGGTCCTCGTCCATGGCTCCGGTCCCAATGACCGGGACGAAAGCATCGGCCCCAATAAGCCCTTCCGGGACTTGGCTCTGGGGCTTGCCTCCCGACGTATTGCCGTGCTGCGCTACGAAAAACGCACCAAGGAGCACGCCGCTAAACTGCGCTCCTTGAAAGACACAATTACCATTAAGGAAGAAACTCTCGACGACGCCCTCGCTGCCGTCGCGTTGCTGCGTAAATCTCCAAAAATTGCCTCGGGTCAGATTTATATTTTGGGTCATAGTCTAGGCGGGACACTGGCTCCGCGCTTGGGTCAACTGGAGCCCACGGTCAAAGGGCTGATTATTCTGGCAGGAAGTTCCCGTCCTCTCGAAGATCTGATTTTGGAGCAGACTGCCTATCTCTCTCAGGCCGATAGTACACCCGCCGCTGAGCAACGGTTGACACAACTCAAACAACAAATTGCCCGAGTCAAAGACCCCAGTTTATCGCAGGCAGTCCCGGCGGCTGAACTGCCTTTGGGCGTCCCTGCCGCCTATTGGTTGGCGCTGCGCGGTTATAGCCCACCTGCAGTAGCGAGTGCCTTGAAGCAGCCGATGTTGATTTTGCAGGGAGACCGGGATTATCAGGTCACGCTTAAAGACTTTCAACTCTGGCAGCAAGCCTTATCCGTACGCTCAAACGTGACCTTCAAGCGCTATCCCACCCTGAACCATCTCTTTATGTCCGGGAGTGGAAAAAGCTTGCCCACCGAATATCAAACGCCCGGTCACGTAGACCTACAGGTCCTTGAGGATATTGCAACCTGGATTCAAAAACAGTAA
- the rpmG gene encoding 50S ribosomal protein L33, producing the protein MAKPGARLIITLECTECRTNSDKRKPGVSRYVTKKNKRNTTGRLELKKFCAYCNKHTVHKETK; encoded by the coding sequence ATGGCAAAACCAGGCGCACGGCTCATCATTACCCTCGAATGTACGGAGTGTCGCACCAACAGCGACAAGCGCAAACCCGGCGTCTCGCGGTACGTCACGAAAAAAAACAAGCGCAACACCACGGGGCGGCTGGAGCTAAAAAAGTTCTGCGCCTACTGCAACAAACACACGGTTCACAAAGAGACCAAGTAA
- a CDS encoding S53 family peptidase yields MSFKKWLLAFSCALSVPLISVQAAPTGRAVLPDSIQPFTSDVQVQGAARASAPMEFQVALKMRNFDELQARIAQGETLSFKEMEARYYPLAADHQSLLNWLKGEGLTVQSYPHRLNVVVRGTAAQVEKALGVKFSQVVVEGKSYVATSAIPSLPESLSAFVLGVNGLQPYQHAEKFGKAQPFSPTNPFRPPFSINDLKTAYNVTGTLNGSGQKMGIVIDVFPLDSDLTTFWANQGIPQSLSNIEKVAVGGSASSGTRSGEETLDVEMTSGLAPAAKVRIYASGSLSFVDLDRAYSQLVADLPTQPDLHQVSISLGACEQLVSNAELTTESQFFASMAAAGVSVYVSSGDSGSRNNCIRGNRRVSYPASDPSVTSVGGTALTLDQTTGAVTSEVVWFNNNNSATGGGTSSFFARPSWQVGVGVPSGRTRLVPDVSLVADPNTGVYVIFNGSTFQFGGTSVSAPLWNALSALINQSRIGKGLSPLGLLNPRVYPLIGTTAPFGAPNFRDITSGSNGAFTAGPGYDQTNGIGVPVFSTLLTTLSP; encoded by the coding sequence ATGTCTTTCAAAAAATGGCTTTTAGCTTTCAGTTGTGCGCTTAGTGTTCCGCTTATAAGTGTCCAGGCTGCTCCCACTGGACGCGCAGTGCTCCCAGACAGCATCCAACCGTTTACTTCGGACGTCCAGGTACAGGGTGCAGCCCGTGCCAGTGCACCCATGGAATTCCAGGTAGCGCTCAAGATGCGGAATTTTGATGAATTGCAAGCCCGGATCGCCCAAGGCGAGACCCTCTCCTTCAAGGAGATGGAAGCCCGCTACTACCCGCTTGCTGCCGACCACCAGAGTCTGTTGAACTGGCTCAAGGGTGAGGGTTTGACTGTCCAGAGCTACCCGCATCGCTTAAATGTCGTCGTGCGTGGTACCGCCGCTCAGGTAGAGAAGGCCCTCGGGGTTAAATTCTCCCAAGTGGTAGTGGAGGGCAAGTCCTACGTGGCGACGAGCGCCATCCCCAGCCTGCCGGAGTCCTTGAGCGCTTTTGTCCTAGGCGTCAATGGCCTGCAACCTTACCAGCACGCCGAAAAGTTTGGCAAAGCCCAGCCTTTTAGTCCGACCAATCCCTTCAGACCACCCTTCTCGATCAACGACCTCAAGACGGCCTATAACGTGACCGGGACGCTCAACGGCTCTGGACAAAAAATGGGCATTGTCATCGACGTTTTCCCCCTCGATAGCGACTTGACCACCTTCTGGGCCAACCAGGGCATCCCCCAGAGCCTCAGCAATATCGAGAAAGTAGCAGTCGGCGGTAGTGCCAGTTCTGGTACACGGTCTGGAGAGGAGACTCTGGACGTTGAGATGACGAGCGGTCTTGCTCCGGCAGCCAAAGTCCGTATCTATGCTTCCGGCTCCCTCTCTTTTGTTGACCTGGACCGGGCTTACAGCCAACTCGTCGCCGATCTGCCCACCCAGCCGGACTTGCATCAGGTATCGATCAGCCTCGGAGCCTGTGAGCAACTGGTCTCCAACGCCGAATTGACCACCGAATCGCAGTTCTTCGCGTCGATGGCAGCGGCTGGCGTCAGTGTGTATGTCTCCTCAGGGGACAGTGGCTCACGCAACAACTGCATCCGGGGCAACCGGAGGGTCAGCTATCCCGCTTCTGACCCCAGCGTGACCTCTGTCGGCGGTACTGCCCTGACGTTGGACCAAACTACGGGCGCGGTCACCAGTGAAGTGGTTTGGTTTAACAACAACAACTCGGCTACCGGCGGGGGGACCAGTTCCTTCTTTGCCCGCCCGAGTTGGCAAGTAGGGGTAGGGGTTCCCAGTGGTAGAACGCGCTTGGTCCCGGATGTATCCCTTGTCGCCGACCCGAATACCGGGGTGTACGTGATTTTTAACGGGTCCACGTTCCAGTTTGGTGGTACCAGTGTCTCTGCTCCACTTTGGAACGCGCTGTCCGCCCTCATCAACCAGTCGCGGATCGGTAAAGGTCTATCGCCTCTGGGCTTGCTCAACCCCCGCGTCTACCCGTTGATCGGAACGACTGCGCCCTTCGGTGCCCCCAATTTCCGTGACATCACCTCGGGGAGCAATGGAGCCTTCACCGCCGGACCGGGCTATGACCAGACCAATGGTATTGGCGTGCCCGTCTTCAGCACCTTACTGACCACGCTCTCGCCCTAA
- the rpsR gene encoding 30S ribosomal protein S18: protein MTNGFQRKRVSPIPPKDKIDYKDVDLLKKYITERGKILPRRVTGLTAKQQRDLTLAIKRARIMALLPFVNQEG, encoded by the coding sequence ATGACTAACGGTTTCCAACGCAAGCGCGTCTCGCCCATCCCGCCCAAGGACAAAATCGACTACAAAGATGTAGATCTGCTCAAAAAGTACATCACCGAGCGGGGTAAAATCCTCCCCCGGCGAGTTACAGGGCTCACCGCTAAACAGCAACGGGACCTGACACTTGCCATCAAGCGGGCACGCATTATGGCTTTATTGCCTTTTGTAAACCAGGAAGGTTGA
- a CDS encoding DUF309 domain-containing protein has translation MPEDFWQGLEQFNRQDFYACHDTLEALWMEAQQPLRFFYQGILQLAVAYYHLGNDNWQGAVTLLGQGIQRLDYFLPEYMGVDVESLVTASEKILERLHELEGQDLKEFQFTLPKVDYRRETPKN, from the coding sequence ATGCCTGAGGACTTCTGGCAGGGACTAGAACAATTCAACCGCCAGGATTTTTACGCCTGCCACGATACGCTAGAGGCTCTATGGATGGAGGCGCAACAGCCCCTTCGTTTTTTTTACCAGGGTATCCTCCAACTAGCAGTAGCCTATTACCACTTGGGCAACGATAACTGGCAAGGCGCAGTTACCCTCTTGGGTCAGGGAATTCAGCGCCTGGATTACTTTCTACCCGAATATATGGGTGTGGATGTCGAGAGTTTGGTTACTGCCAGCGAAAAAATTTTAGAGCGCCTCCATGAGCTTGAGGGCCAGGATTTAAAAGAATTTCAATTTACCTTGCCCAAAGTAGATTATCGGCGAGAAACCCCAAAAAATTAA
- a CDS encoding S41 family peptidase, giving the protein MNIRRLLVGSLALTLVVFTVIVGKPLAPSWATFEDSPKHVVDEVWQVINHDYVDTGYNKHDWLETRREFLARSYATPEEAYGAVREMLKELNDPYTRFLAPKEYAALQVETAGELSGVGLTVDIDKKTKELMVLSPVADTPAYRAKLQPQDIIQAIDGVPTKGVGVEESISRIRGKVGTKVVLTVRRNENTFEIPLIREVIPIRTVRSSIKKTQGKTIGYVALSQFTSNSAQEMREAIQGLIDKKVDGFVLDLRYNPGGVLGASTDIASIFLDKEVVVSTANRDGIVDEIRATGTRLTTKPVVILVNKGSASASEILSGALQDNNRAVLVGTTTFGKGLVQAVRQLSDQSGLTVTIAHYKTPAGKDIHKKGIKPDYFVDIPKKVLQTLTPADLATTKDPQYVKAASVLIQRIAQAKSVS; this is encoded by the coding sequence ATGAACATACGTCGTCTATTGGTTGGTTCTCTGGCGCTCACCCTCGTTGTTTTTACAGTGATTGTAGGCAAACCGCTGGCTCCGAGTTGGGCAACTTTTGAGGATTCACCCAAACACGTCGTCGATGAAGTCTGGCAGGTCATCAACCACGACTATGTGGACACGGGCTACAACAAACACGATTGGCTGGAGACGCGCCGCGAATTTTTGGCCCGCAGCTACGCTACCCCGGAAGAAGCCTATGGGGCTGTCCGCGAAATGCTCAAGGAACTCAACGACCCCTACACCCGCTTCCTGGCTCCCAAAGAGTATGCTGCCCTCCAGGTAGAGACTGCCGGGGAACTGTCTGGGGTTGGCCTCACGGTGGACATTGACAAGAAAACTAAAGAACTCATGGTCCTCTCTCCCGTAGCAGATACCCCCGCCTACCGAGCCAAACTCCAACCCCAGGACATCATACAAGCTATCGACGGGGTCCCCACCAAAGGTGTAGGAGTCGAGGAATCCATCTCCCGCATCCGGGGCAAGGTGGGGACTAAAGTCGTACTCACCGTTCGGCGCAACGAAAATACCTTTGAGATACCCCTCATCCGTGAGGTCATCCCCATTCGCACGGTCCGTAGCTCCATCAAAAAGACCCAAGGCAAAACCATCGGTTACGTAGCCTTGAGCCAATTCACTAGTAACTCAGCCCAGGAGATGCGCGAGGCTATCCAAGGTCTGATCGACAAGAAAGTCGATGGCTTTGTGCTTGACCTGCGCTATAACCCCGGCGGTGTGCTCGGAGCCAGTACCGATATCGCCAGTATCTTCCTCGATAAAGAAGTTGTTGTTTCCACCGCCAATCGTGACGGGATCGTGGACGAGATCAGAGCCACCGGCACCCGCCTGACGACCAAGCCCGTGGTAATCCTGGTCAACAAGGGCTCCGCCAGCGCGAGCGAAATTCTCTCAGGAGCGCTCCAGGACAACAATCGGGCTGTGTTGGTCGGTACTACCACCTTCGGTAAAGGTCTCGTCCAGGCTGTCCGCCAACTCTCAGACCAATCGGGCTTGACGGTGACCATTGCCCACTACAAGACCCCCGCAGGCAAGGACATCCACAAAAAAGGCATCAAACCCGACTACTTCGTGGATATCCCCAAAAAAGTCCTCCAGACGCTGACACCCGCCGACTTGGCTACGACCAAAGACCCCCAGTATGTGAAGGCAGCTTCCGTGCTCATCCAGCGTATCGCCCAAGCCAAGTCCGTCTCATAA
- a CDS encoding DUF2358 domain-containing protein — translation MDILEIIRSDYQRFPQDQTYAIYAPDVYFEDPLNCFRGREQFQRMVGLLGFWFKNLRLDLHAIQRAGDCIETRWTMSWLAPLPWQPPIAVSGKSELLLNPDGLIVSHIDYWDISRLDLLKQHIPGAKAGTP, via the coding sequence ATGGATATCCTCGAAATCATCCGCAGTGACTACCAGCGCTTCCCGCAGGACCAGACCTACGCCATCTATGCCCCAGACGTTTACTTTGAAGACCCGCTCAACTGTTTCCGGGGGCGGGAGCAATTCCAGCGCATGGTCGGCTTGCTCGGGTTCTGGTTCAAAAACCTGCGCCTTGATCTGCACGCCATTCAGCGCGCGGGCGACTGCATCGAGACGCGTTGGACCATGAGTTGGCTCGCCCCCTTGCCCTGGCAGCCCCCGATCGCCGTCAGTGGCAAGAGTGAATTGCTCCTCAACCCCGACGGGCTCATCGTCTCCCACATTGATTACTGGGACATCTCCCGCTTGGATCTTCTAAAACAGCACATCCCCGGTGCCAAAGCAGGTACACCGTGA
- a CDS encoding S53 family peptidase, which produces MSRRISAQASRVLLRFVASAPVLALLALTCGPTQAAPRTQLRDSIAPLPNYVRVLGEARSGDVMSFQVALKMRNLNELRERISRGETVPFEEMAARYYPLERDQQQLIQWLQSEGLTVTETYPNHLSVEVQGSVALVRQALGIEVSRVSVEGEEYTAARTAPNLPSDMERFVLGVNGLQPYQQAFPASRIKPLTNNAAPYLVSELTKAYSATGLGVTGSGQKTAILIDRFPLDSDLTSFWSSNGVSQSLSNIEKVSVVSGVPTTSPQGEESLDVEWSSGTAPGSKVRIYGTADLSFVNLDRGFQAIINDLPTQPQLHQLSISLGACEQDLSTAQKNTDSQFLASIAGGGVSILVSSGDNGSNNLCSSGSGVSYFASDPSVTAVGGTRLTLTTSGTVSTETAWSCSGTCTTGGSGGGTSSFFSRPSWQTGTGVPSGTTRLVPDVALDADPNTGYFVRVNGVTQQIGGTSASAPTWAGFIALINQARANASLGALGFLNARLYPLSGTTNFRDITSGSNGLFTAGVGYDQVTGIGVPVVSTLLNTLVGTTPPPPVGQLLGNPGFENGTNAAPWVATAGVIDSAASPAPRTGTWKAYLDGYGTTHTDTLQQTVTIPATVTSATLNFYLNITTAETTTTTAFDTLRVQVRNSSGTVLATLATFSNLNKSTSYQLRSYSLTAYRGQTIQIYLVGTEDSSLQTSFLVDDFALNTQ; this is translated from the coding sequence ATGTCTAGGCGCATCTCTGCCCAAGCGTCTCGTGTTTTGTTGCGTTTTGTTGCATCTGCTCCCGTGTTGGCCCTATTGGCCTTGACCTGTGGCCCTACCCAGGCAGCCCCCCGCACCCAGTTGCGCGATAGCATTGCCCCTTTGCCCAACTATGTCCGCGTCCTTGGCGAAGCCCGCTCGGGCGATGTCATGTCCTTTCAGGTCGCTCTCAAGATGCGCAACCTGAACGAACTGCGTGAGCGCATCAGCCGGGGGGAGACCGTTCCTTTTGAGGAGATGGCGGCTCGGTACTATCCCTTGGAGCGCGACCAGCAACAGTTGATCCAGTGGTTGCAGTCCGAAGGTCTCACTGTGACCGAGACTTATCCCAACCATCTGAGCGTGGAAGTACAAGGAAGCGTGGCTCTAGTTCGTCAGGCTTTGGGCATCGAGGTCAGCCGGGTCAGTGTGGAGGGGGAGGAATACACTGCCGCGCGTACTGCCCCCAACCTGCCCTCGGATATGGAGCGCTTTGTCCTGGGCGTCAATGGCCTACAACCTTACCAGCAAGCCTTCCCCGCCAGCCGCATCAAGCCTCTGACCAACAATGCCGCCCCCTATCTGGTCAGCGAACTGACCAAAGCTTATAGCGCCACAGGTCTGGGCGTGACTGGCTCCGGCCAAAAAACCGCTATCTTGATTGACCGCTTCCCGCTAGACAGCGACCTGACGAGCTTTTGGAGTTCTAATGGCGTCAGCCAATCCCTGAGCAACATTGAAAAAGTCTCCGTCGTCAGCGGCGTCCCCACCACCAGTCCCCAGGGCGAAGAATCCCTGGATGTGGAATGGTCCAGTGGCACAGCTCCCGGCTCCAAAGTCCGCATCTACGGCACAGCGGACCTTTCGTTCGTAAACCTGGACAGGGGCTTCCAGGCCATTATCAATGACCTGCCCACACAGCCACAGTTGCACCAACTCTCGATCAGCCTCGGAGCCTGTGAGCAAGACCTCTCTACCGCCCAGAAAAACACCGACAGCCAGTTCCTAGCCTCCATAGCAGGCGGGGGGGTGAGCATCCTAGTTTCCTCTGGGGATAACGGCAGCAACAACCTCTGCTCCAGCGGCTCAGGGGTGAGCTACTTCGCTTCTGACCCCAGCGTGACGGCAGTCGGGGGTACCAGGCTGACTTTGACTACAAGCGGTACGGTCTCCACCGAAACAGCCTGGTCCTGTTCTGGAACTTGTACCACTGGCGGTAGCGGCGGCGGAACGAGTTCCTTTTTTAGCCGTCCGAGCTGGCAAACCGGGACAGGGGTACCCTCGGGCACGACTCGCTTAGTCCCGGATGTGGCGCTCGACGCCGACCCCAACACCGGCTACTTCGTCCGGGTCAATGGGGTAACCCAGCAGATTGGTGGGACCAGCGCTTCTGCTCCTACATGGGCGGGCTTCATCGCCCTCATCAACCAAGCACGGGCCAATGCCAGCTTGGGAGCCTTGGGCTTCCTCAACGCCCGACTCTATCCACTGTCAGGCACCACGAACTTCCGCGACATCACAAGCGGCTCCAACGGCCTCTTCACGGCTGGTGTGGGCTATGACCAAGTGACGGGGATTGGCGTTCCTGTGGTGAGCACGCTACTCAACACACTAGTCGGTACCACCCCACCACCGCCCGTTGGTCAACTCCTAGGCAATCCAGGCTTTGAGAACGGCACAAACGCTGCTCCTTGGGTGGCGACAGCAGGGGTCATTGACAGTGCTGCTTCTCCGGCACCGCGCACCGGCACCTGGAAAGCCTATCTAGATGGCTACGGCACGACCCACACAGACACGCTCCAGCAGACGGTGACCATCCCTGCCACGGTCACCTCAGCGACACTCAACTTCTACCTCAACATCACCACAGCGGAGACGACGACCACAACCGCTTTCGACACGCTCAGAGTCCAGGTCCGCAACAGTTCGGGGACCGTGCTGGCGACCCTCGCTACGTTCTCGAACCTCAACAAATCCACCAGTTATCAGTTGCGGTCCTACTCGCTCACCGCCTATAGAGGTCAGACCATCCAGATCTACCTGGTAGGAACTGAAGACAGCTCCCTCCAGACTTCTTTCCTGGTCGATGATTTCGCGCTCAATACCCAGTAA
- a CDS encoding GNAT family N-acetyltransferase, producing MKSWIRSAQGTDLAILVEFNRALALETENLALDRQRLTHGVQAVLDDPVHGFYTVVQLEEAVVACAQITFEWSDWRNAQFWWLQSVYVHPNYRRQGLFRALYHHLRDEAHRAGACGLRLYVEHNNHLAQNTYRSLGMSPSHYALFEEGFSSTAPDTIF from the coding sequence GTGAAATCTTGGATTCGTTCGGCTCAGGGTACGGATTTAGCAATACTGGTGGAATTCAACCGGGCACTGGCCCTAGAGACCGAAAATTTGGCATTGGACCGCCAACGGCTCACCCATGGCGTTCAAGCAGTTCTGGACGACCCCGTACACGGCTTCTACACCGTAGTCCAACTTGAAGAAGCGGTCGTTGCCTGTGCCCAGATCACTTTTGAGTGGAGCGACTGGCGCAACGCTCAGTTTTGGTGGCTCCAAAGCGTATATGTCCACCCCAACTACCGCCGTCAGGGTCTTTTCCGCGCTCTTTATCATCATCTGCGGGATGAAGCGCACCGGGCGGGAGCTTGCGGTCTGCGCCTCTATGTCGAGCACAACAACCATCTTGCTCAGAACACCTACCGGAGTCTAGGCATGAGTCCTTCTCACTACGCGCTGTTTGAGGAAGGTTTTTCTAGCACAGCCCCTGATACTATTTTCTAG
- a CDS encoding MBL fold metallo-hydrolase — protein MHLTRIDLNSWLLRLAARTVLIDPWLVDPLTFYGMPFLFEAEHRMPLAFTPQSLPPLDLILVTQGLDDHCHEPTLAQLDRRVPFVGSRAACRVARRLGFRSIHPLTGWEEFRLGEMSIQAVPGAMIQNQTENGYRLSDGQTTLYYEPHEATPQTQQRLAQMGEVDVLLIPVVGQIFPLLGEVIMGPDRALEMVKTLRPRTVVPTSVGAIKAHGILPHWIRTVGSLEAFARKLAILAPEVCFRQPAPGETLAFTPETV, from the coding sequence ATGCACCTGACCCGGATCGACCTCAATAGCTGGCTATTGCGCCTTGCCGCTCGGACCGTCCTTATCGACCCTTGGCTGGTGGACCCATTGACCTTTTATGGAATGCCCTTTTTGTTTGAGGCCGAGCACCGCATGCCCTTGGCTTTTACACCCCAGAGTCTACCGCCTTTGGACCTGATTTTGGTCACGCAGGGGTTGGACGACCACTGCCACGAGCCCACCCTAGCGCAACTGGACCGCAGGGTTCCTTTTGTCGGGTCGCGCGCTGCCTGCCGGGTTGCTCGGAGGTTGGGTTTTCGGTCTATCCATCCGCTCACAGGCTGGGAGGAATTTCGCCTCGGGGAGATGAGTATCCAGGCTGTTCCTGGAGCTATGATCCAGAACCAGACCGAAAATGGCTACCGCCTCAGCGATGGTCAGACCACTCTTTATTACGAACCCCACGAGGCTACACCACAGACGCAACAACGCCTCGCTCAGATGGGGGAAGTCGATGTCCTGCTCATCCCTGTAGTAGGTCAAATCTTTCCGCTATTAGGTGAAGTCATCATGGGACCAGACCGCGCCCTTGAGATGGTCAAAACCCTCCGCCCGCGCACCGTGGTCCCGACTTCGGTAGGCGCTATTAAGGCGCATGGAATCCTCCCCCATTGGATTCGCACGGTGGGGAGTCTGGAAGCATTCGCCCGCAAGCTCGCCATTCTTGCCCCGGAGGTCTGCTTTCGGCAACCGGCTCCCGGTGAAACCTTAGCCTTCACCCCCGAGACCGTGTGA
- a CDS encoding ferredoxin-thioredoxin reductase catalytic domain-containing protein produces the protein MDRGENKASKESYEAMVHFSEQYARKSGTYFCMDQTVTAAVIEGLAKHKDELGSPLCPCRFYPDKEAEVKVAYWNCPCVPMRERKECHCLLFLTEDNGFAGREQVFHRDTNVNYAD, from the coding sequence ATGGATCGGGGTGAAAACAAAGCATCCAAAGAAAGTTATGAGGCCATGGTCCACTTTTCGGAGCAATACGCCCGCAAGTCTGGCACCTACTTCTGCATGGACCAAACGGTAACGGCTGCTGTCATTGAGGGGCTCGCCAAGCATAAAGATGAACTTGGCTCACCGCTTTGCCCATGCCGCTTCTATCCCGACAAAGAAGCTGAAGTCAAGGTTGCTTACTGGAACTGCCCCTGCGTCCCGATGCGCGAGCGCAAAGAGTGCCACTGTCTGCTGTTTTTGACTGAGGACAACGGTTTTGCTGGTCGGGAACAGGTATTTCACCGGGACACCAACGTCAATTACGCCGACTAG
- a CDS encoding site-specific integrase, whose product MSIKGQTEQQQAEAQLAVGYYTELFKPPLEPKKLPPPAKLPPVPQPVLAQRVPGAKEESVSGAWQIVADKLKEQILLRHYSPQTLKSYSIWMWKLSRFLENKSPETVTTSDVQRFLADLAVRQQVSASAQNQAFHALLFLFRYVFKRDLGDLRDTPRARFQLASFPFRD is encoded by the coding sequence TTGTCGATAAAAGGACAGACCGAACAGCAGCAAGCTGAAGCCCAGCTAGCGGTTGGCTATTACACCGAGTTGTTCAAGCCACCACTGGAACCGAAGAAACTGCCTCCCCCCGCAAAATTGCCACCTGTCCCACAACCCGTGTTAGCTCAAAGGGTGCCTGGGGCTAAAGAGGAATCGGTGAGTGGGGCCTGGCAGATCGTCGCCGACAAGCTCAAAGAACAAATCCTGTTGCGCCATTACTCACCCCAAACCTTAAAGTCTTACTCTATCTGGATGTGGAAACTCAGTCGATTTCTGGAGAATAAGTCGCCTGAGACGGTCACAACCTCCGATGTACAGCGCTTTCTGGCGGATTTAGCGGTTCGACAGCAAGTCTCCGCCTCCGCCCAGAATCAGGCATTTCATGCGCTGTTATTTCTGTTTCGCTATGTGTTCAAGCGCGACCTTGGCGACCTTCGAGATACGCCACGGGCCAGGTTCCAATTGGCGAGTTTCCCTTTTAGGGATTGA